The following proteins come from a genomic window of Anguilla rostrata isolate EN2019 chromosome 17, ASM1855537v3, whole genome shotgun sequence:
- the mettl2a gene encoding tRNA N(3)-methylcytidine methyltransferase METTL2, protein MAAPCAACVAEDGDGSEILQNSVEASENECKRPQFGTRFLKDPRQVFQHNAWDNVEWTEEQEVAARKKVLENSQPLPLEKQEEFDSRANEYWNDFYKIHENRFFKDRHWLFTEFPELAPNCRQYPSSQTGDAAEQGPNYVQHLSSQTGGADKGTRGTSSGVATPAQTDASPIANGDFPGSSSSYRILEVGCGVGNTVFPILKTNNDPGLFVYCCDFSSTAVDLVKSNAEYDPARCFAFVHDLSEETAPFPVPPGSLDVIVLIFVLSALHPDKMQTSIRRLAELLKPGGVLLLRDYGRYDMAQLRFKKGRCLSENFYVRGDGTRVFFFTQDELHDMFTLAGLEKVQNLVDRRLQVNRGKQLTMYRVWIQCKYRKA, encoded by the exons ATGGCGGCGCCCTGCGCTGCCTGTGTGGCTGAGGACGGAGACGGTTCTGAAATCTTGCAGAATTCGGTTGAAGCATCTGAAAACGAATGCAAGAGGCCACAGTTTGGGACCCGTTTCTTGAAGGACCCGCGTCAAGTTTTTCAACATAATGCCTG ggacaATGTTGAATGGACTGAGGAACAGGAGGTGGCAGCTCGGAAGAAGGTTCTAGAGAACAGCCAGCCTCTTCCCTTGGAGAAGCAAG AAGAGTTTGATAGCCGGGCTAATGAGTACTGGAATGACTTTTACAAGATACACGAGAATCGATTCTTCAAAGACCGCCACTGGCTCTTCACGGAGTTCCCTGAACTCGCGCCAAACTGCAGGCAGTACCCAAGCTCACAGACAGGGGATGCTGCTGAGCAGGGGCCAAACTACGTGCAGCacctgagctcacagacagggggcgctgaTAAGGGCACTCGGGGTACTAGCAGTGGTGTTGCCACTCCGGCCCAAACCGACGCCTCCCCCATCGCAAACGGAGACTTCCCTGGGTCTTCGTCCTCGTACCGTATTCTGGAG GTCGGCTGTGGCGTGGGAAACACGGTTTTTCCCATCCTGAAGACGAACAA TGATCCCGGCCTGTTCGTGTACTGCTGCGATTTCTCCAGCACGGCGGTGGACCTGgtgaag TCCAACGCAGAATATGACCCCGCACGCTGTTTCGCTTTCGTCCACGACCTGAGCGAGGAGACCGCCCCCTTCCCCGTCCCCCCGGGGAGTCTGGACGTCATCGTGCTCATCTTTGTGCTCTCCGCCCTCCACCCAGACAA GATGCAGACGTCCATCAGAAGATTGGCTGAGCTGCTCAAACCTGGTGGTGTTCTGCTTCTCAGAGACTACGGTCGCTACGACATGGCCCAGCTCCGCTTCAAAAAAG GAAGGTGTTTGTCAGAAAACTTCTACGTCAGAGGGGATGGGACCCGTGTCTTCTTCTTTACCCAAG ACGAGCTCCATGACATGTTCACCCTGGCGGGGCTGGAGAAGGTGCAGAACCTAGTGGACCGGCGCCTGCAGGTGAACCGGGGGAAGCAGCTGACCATGTACCGGGTCTGGATCCAGTGCAAGTACCGCAAAGCCTGA